The DNA segment GTCCAGATTGATGGACCGATCACCAGCCACTATCGCTGGGCGGGCGAAGTTCAGCAGTCGTCCGAGTTTCGTTTGATGATCAAGTCGTCGTTGTCGGCTTGGCCGGAACTGCGAGACCAAATCGCCAAACTGCATCCCTATGACGAACCCGAAATCATCATGACATTCATCGATGATTCGAGTGAGGGTTATCGAAACTGGGTCATTGATCAGACGACGTAGCCAGGTCGAAGACGGTATCCCAAAGCGGCGGGCCGATCGCAATCACACCGATGACGGCCGCTGCGATCGCCGCCACCAGGACTGCTGCTGCGGCCGCATCGAGTGCACGTCCGATTTGAACGTCGTGGCTTGGATGGACGACGCGGACCATTTCTTCGATCGCGGTGTTGAGCAGTTCGGAGGATAACACCATGGCGATTGCAACGACAATTGACACCCAT comes from the Rubripirellula reticaptiva genome and includes:
- the cutA gene encoding divalent-cation tolerance protein CutA; this encodes MEQTQSLVLVITTVETASDAGVLSRALVGLSLAACVQIDGPITSHYRWAGEVQQSSEFRLMIKSSLSAWPELRDQIAKLHPYDEPEIIMTFIDDSSEGYRNWVIDQTT
- a CDS encoding diacylglycerol kinase, whose amino-acid sequence is MTKPSSTIRCYQKFAFAVTGLIHAVKTQNSFWVHLPVALAAMGIGYWLELEPWRWVSIVVAIAMVLSSELLNTAIEEMVRVVHPSHDVQIGRALDAAAAAVLVAAIAAAVIGVIAIGPPLWDTVFDLATSSDQ